In Spirochaetales bacterium, the following are encoded in one genomic region:
- a CDS encoding ABC transporter ATP-binding protein, translating to MIVTKDLTKKYGSFCAVDHVNLNIQAGEIYGFLGPNGAGKTSTIMMLLGVIEATEGEIYLFNERYSPSMIDARKRIGVVPEKHPSGMWKWMTAYEYCDFFADFFEVKNKEDRILSLLEKVELKDSAYKKIDGFSRGMLQKLSIVRAILHDPDILFMDEPISGLDPIGIKKVRDLIFEENRDGRTIFISSHLLSEMEKLCHRVAIIHKGKLIAEDRVGNLFFKLQKEKEILVELDHIPENLDREISALDFVTRASVSGVTLSVSVSKDGDYRKAVSRFLIDRGLVPLKIQEKAMSLEDAFSAITGENVEMLAGIGGAR from the coding sequence GTGATTGTAACAAAGGATTTGACAAAAAAATATGGTTCTTTTTGCGCCGTGGATCATGTAAATCTGAATATACAGGCGGGCGAGATTTACGGATTTCTCGGACCCAATGGTGCGGGAAAAACATCGACAATAATGATGCTTCTCGGTGTCATCGAGGCCACTGAAGGAGAAATATATCTCTTTAACGAACGGTATTCGCCTTCCATGATCGATGCAAGAAAGCGGATCGGGGTGGTCCCCGAAAAACACCCCAGTGGAATGTGGAAGTGGATGACCGCCTATGAGTATTGTGATTTTTTCGCTGACTTTTTCGAGGTGAAAAACAAGGAGGATCGGATTCTTTCACTGCTTGAAAAAGTGGAATTAAAAGACTCAGCGTATAAAAAGATAGACGGCTTTTCACGGGGAATGCTTCAGAAACTCAGTATAGTACGGGCGATCCTCCACGATCCCGATATTCTCTTCATGGACGAACCGATTTCCGGACTGGACCCGATTGGTATAAAAAAGGTGAGGGACCTTATCTTCGAGGAAAATCGGGACGGGCGGACGATATTTATTTCATCCCACCTCCTTTCCGAAATGGAAAAGCTCTGTCACAGGGTCGCCATAATCCACAAAGGCAAGCTGATCGCGGAAGACCGGGTGGGAAATCTGTTTTTCAAATTACAGAAAGAAAAAGAGATCCTCGTCGAACTCGACCACATACCGGAGAACCTTGACAGGGAGATATCGGCCCTCGATTTTGTCACCCGCGCATCCGTTTCCGGGGTGACGCTTTCGGTGAGTGTATCGAAGGATGGTGATTACAGAAAAGCCGTTTCACGATTTCTCATCGACAGGGGACTCGTCCCGTTGAAAATCCAGGAAAAGGCGATGTCGCTCGAAGATGCCTTTTCCGCCATTACCGGTGAGAATGTCGAAATGCTCGCGGGAATCGGAGGGGCCCGATGA